One Setaria viridis chromosome 5, Setaria_viridis_v4.0, whole genome shotgun sequence genomic region harbors:
- the LOC117856871 gene encoding calmodulin-binding protein 25, which produces MANPCAALDPTWAHLPAPAPTHVAASHYCLFPAAAFENEALTSALRASMAPAHAAAAAKSLVSPAVPSSSTSSASEILSSGHDAPAPASRPPAAGRPPARALKGPKVGRVSKRKPRPSRRAQTTYITADPADFRRMVQEITGLPVPGPASSSPAASGTAAALSWTPAPAPAPLLPTLDTSAFLLDRFTAEPAAVPEYKCSIGSAPAAAGDHDSSSLLLEMEAMIDFPTLESWGIIG; this is translated from the coding sequence ATGGCAAACCCCTGCGCCGCCCTCGACCCCACCTGGGCCCAcctccccgcgccggccccgaccCACGTCGCCGCCAGCCACTACTGCcttttccccgccgccgccttcgagAACGAGGCGCTCACCTCCGCGCTCCGCGCCTCCATGGcgcccgcccacgccgccgccgccgccaagtccTTGGTCTCCCCGGCAGTTCCGTCCTCCTcgacctcctccgcctctgAGATCCTCTCCAGCGGCCacgacgcgccggcgccggcgtccaggcctcctgctgctggccgcccgccggcccgggCCTTGAAGGGACCAAAAGTGGGCCGCGTCAGCAAGCGCAAGCCCCGGCCGTCGCGGCGCGCGCAGACCACCTACATCACCGCCGACCCGGCCGACTTCCGCCGCATGGTACAGGAGATCACcggcctccccgtccccggGCCCGCATCCTCCTCCCCCGCTGCCTCGGggaccgccgccgcgctcagctggacgcccgcgcccgcgcccgcgcccttgCTTCCGACGCTGGACACGTCCGCGTTCCTCCTCGACCGCTTCAcggcggagccggcggcggtgccggagtACAAGTGCTCGATCGggtccgcgccggccgccgccggggaccaTGACTCGTCGTCGCTGCTGCTGGAGATGGAGGCGATGATCGACTTCCCGACCCTGGAGAGCTGGGGAATCATCGGATGA
- the LOC117856874 gene encoding chaperone protein dnaJ 72 yields the protein MGDHYQTLGLRRDATKAEVKAAFRRSALRDHPDRHASSTDSAARADAARRFRQASDAYHVLSDDRRRAEYDLRLRGSASSYARTSSGWASSSSAPYGYGYGYGHGGGSWRRTPPGAGAGAAAGSIDWEFLLKAVTRRGFLINLGFASVLLSGAAFLDGSILEIWNMNNSGKSFEDVIESIEKAKKDAERR from the exons ATGGGCGACCACTACCAGACGCTGGGGCTCCGGCGCGACGCCACCAAGGCCGAGGTCAAGGCCGCCTTCCGCCGCAGCGCGCTCCGTGACCACCCCGACCGCCACGCCAGCTCTACCGACTCGGCCGCCCGCGCGGACGCCGCCCGCCGGTTCCGCCAGGCGTCCGACGCCTACCACGTCCTATCCGACGACCGACGCCGCGCCGAGTACGACCTCCGCCTTCGCGGCTCCGCGTCCTCCTACGCTCGCACCTCCTCCGGCtgggcttcctcctcctcggctccgtACGGATACGGCTACGGGTACGGCCACGGAGGTGGTTCGTGGCGCCGGACGCCTCCGGGAGCCGGTGCCGGCGCTGCGGCGGGATCGATTGATTGGGAATTCCTGCTGAAGGCGGTCACTCGGCGAGGGTTCCTTATCAATCTGGGGTTCGCCAG TGTATTGCTTTCTGGAGCAGCTTTTCTGGATGGGAGTATTCTAGAAATTTGGAATATGAATAACTCTGGG AAATCATTTGAAGATGTGATCGAGTCGATTGAGAAGGCTAAAAAGGATGCAGAAAGGAGATAG
- the LOC117856873 gene encoding uncharacterized protein, whose translation MDGGGGLGGLRWTAEEASTIGGIATVSLLHSFIPTHWLPFSIVARAQRWPLSRTLLVTAFGGVLHVVSTALLGITAVTMANTIAGEETVHKLASLLLIFLGGSYILLFALGKGGHSHAHNHPMEKMAVAGLVLVPALSPCATTLPVFLAVGNSSSMMILAIIVLLFSTITVMTSLVALSFYGASQIKFHWVERYDKILVGTVLCLVGILTYVFHHHDGDEHSLHEHVHRKLVSP comes from the exons atggacggcggcggggggctgGGCGGGCTGCGGTGGACCGCGGAGGAGGCGTCCACGATCGGGGGCATCGCCACGGTGTCGCTGCTGCACTCCTTCATCCCCACGCACTGGCTCCCCTTCTCCATCGTCGCGCGCGCGCAGCGGTGGCCGCTCTCCCGCACCCTCCTCGTCA CTGCATTTGGAGGTGTTCTTCATGTCGTTTCTACGGCTCTTCTTGGGATAACTGCAGTTACTATGGCAAACACTATAGCTGGCGAAGAAACTGTGCATAAACTTGCCTCGCTGTTGCTGATTTTTCTTGGAGGAAGTTATATACTGTTGTTTGCCTTAGGAAAAGGTGGCCATAGCCATGCTCATAACCATCCAATGGAAAAGATGGCTGTTGCTGGTCTCGTTCTTGTCCCTGCATTATCACCCTGTGCAACAACCCTTCCAGTTTTTCTCGCTGTTGGCAACTCTTCCTCCATGATGATTCTTGCAATCATTGTGCTCCTCTTCAG CACCATCACTGTGATGACATCCCTGGTGGCCCTCTCATTCTACGGTGCTAGCCAAATCAAGTTCCACTGGGTCGAGCGATATGACAAGATCCTTGTCGGCACAGTCCTGTGCCTTGTTGGAATCTTAACATATGTGTTCCATCATCACGACGGTGATGAGCACTCTCTCCATGAGCATGTGCACCGGAAACTCGTGTCTCCATAG
- the LOC117857278 gene encoding phospholipid-transporting ATPase 1, translating to MASERPLLITTTPGTSTPDDAPSPHPPAASQLPPAQPEPPLRADRLAFSVEVPDPFRPSRRGDGPADDPSAASQREREVGDEESRGVVVGEPSPEFAGNAIRTAKYSLLTFLPRNLFEQFRRLSYVYFLAITVLNQLPQVAVFGRGASVLPLAFVLFVTAVKDAYEDFRRHRSDRQENNRLASVLAPGTAGDFQPKRWKHIRVGDVVRVGSNETLPADMVLLATSDPTGVAHVQTVNLDGETNLKTRYAKQETQVRFSQNGGVGGILHCERPNRNIYGFQANLEIDEKRVSLGPSNIVLRGCELKNTTWAIGVVVYAGKETKAMLNSSGAPSKRSRLETQLNRETVILSIMLIGMCTTASVLAGIWVLNHQGELEFTQFFREKDYTTGKNYNYYGVGMQIFITFLMAVIVYQVIIPISLYISMELVRLGQAYFMGADKDLYDESSRSKFQCRALNINEDLGQIRYVFSDKTGTLTENKMVFQCASIRGVDYSLGKDTDGYSVVVGDHLWTPKMAVKTDPQLVKLLRDSGKNDEAKLVLEFFLALAACNTIVPLVLDSRDYKQKLIDYQGESPDEQALAYAAASYGIVLVERTSGYIVIDVLGDRQRFDILGLHEFDSDRKRMSVIVGCPDRTIKLYVKGADSSIFGITNKSLELDIVRATEAHLHKYSSLGLRTLVVGMRKLSQSEFEEWQLAYENASTAVLGRGNLLRSVAANIECNIHILGATGIEDKLQDGVPEAIESLRQADIKVWILTGDKQETAISIGYSCKLLTNDMTQIVINNNSKESCQRSLVEALATTKKLRSASSIATLGPVLASEASSVTIALIVDGNSLVYILETELQEELFKLATECSVVLCCRVAPLQKAGIVALIKNRTDDMTLAIGDGANDVSMIQMADVGVGISGQEGRQAVMASDFSMGQFRFLVPLLLVHGHWNYQRMSYMILYNFYKNATFVLVLFWYVLYTAFTLTTAITEWSSLLYTVLYTSLPTIVVGILDKDLSKATLLAYPKLYGSGQRDEKYNVNLFVLNMLEALWQSLVVFYLPYFAYRRSTIDMSSLGDLWALAAVIVVNMQLGMDIIRWNWIIHAFVWGTIAATTICLFVIDSIWILPGYGAIFHIMGTGLFWLLLLIIVVTAMVPHFVIKAFTEHFRPSDIQIAGEIEKITNVNQVNRAEVPMRGFS from the exons ATGGCTTCCGAGCGGCCGctcctcatcaccaccacccCGGGCACCTCCACCCCCGACGACGCCCCCTCACCGCATCCGCCAGCGGCGTCGCAGCTCCCACCGGCGCAGCCGGAGCCTCCCCTCCGCGCGGACCGACTCGCCTTCTCCGTCGAGGTCCCCGACCCATTCCGCCCAtcccgccgcggcgacggcccCGCGGACGACCCGTCCGCGGCGTCGCAGCGGGAGCGGGAGGTCGGTGACGAGGAGTCCCGCGGGGTCGTCGTGGGGGAGCCCTCACCGGAGTTCGCTGGGAACGCCATCCGGACGGCCAAGTACTCGTTGCTCACCTTCCTGCCGCGGAACCTCTTCGAGCAGTTCCGGCGGCTATCGTACGTCTACTTCCTCGCCATCACTGTGCTCAACCAGCTGCCCCAGGTCGCCGTCTTCGGCCGCGGCGCGTCCGTGCTCCCGCTCGCCTTCGTTCTCTTCGTCACCGCCGTCAAGGACGCCTACGAGGACTTCCGCCGCCACCGATCCGACCGCCAGGAGAACAACCGCCTCGCCTCCGTGCTCGCGCCGGGCACCGCGGGCGATTTCCAGCCGAAGAGATGGAAGCACATACGCGTCGGGGACGTGGTGCGCGTCGGGTCCAATGAGACGCTCCCGGCCGACATGGTGCTGCTCGCCACCAGCGACCCCACTGGCGTCGCCCATGTCCAGACGGTGAATCTCGACGGGGAGACCAATCTCAAGACGAGGTATGCCAAGCAGGAGACGCAGGTGAGGTTCTCCCAAAATGGTGGTGTAGGCGGCATCCTGCATTGCGAGCGGCCAAACAGGAACATCTACGGATTCCAGGCCAATTTGGAGATTGATGAGAAGCGTGTCTCACTCGGACCGTCCAACATTGTGCTCCGTGGTTGTGAACTCAAGAACACGACGTGGGCAATAGGGGTCGTGGTATATGCTGGGAAGGAGACCAAGGCCATGCTAAATAGCTCAGGGGCACCGTCTAAGCGGAGTCGCTTGGAAACACAGCTAAATCGGGAGACTGTCATATTGTCCATTATGCTTATTGGGATGTGCACAACTGCATCTGTGCTTGCTGGGATTTGGGTGCTGAATCACCAGGGGGAGTTGGAGTTCACCCAATTCTTCAGGGAGAAGGATTACACGACTGGGAAAAACTACAATTACTATGGTGTGGGGATGCAGATATTCATTACATTCCTCATGGCAGTGATAGTGTATCAGGTCATCATCCCAATCTCATTGTACATATCAATGGAGTTGGTAAGGCTTGGACAGGCATATTTCATGGGTGCTGATAAGGACCTGTATGACGAGTCATCAAGGTCAAAGTTCCAGTGCAGGGCTTTGAATATAAATGAGGATTTGGGGCAGATAAGGTATGTATTCTCTGACAAGACAGGGACACTGACAGAGAACAAGATGGTGTTCCAGTGTGCATCGATCCGTGGGGTTGATTACAGCTTGGGTAAAGATACAGATGGATACTCAGTTGTAG TCGGTGATCATCTGTGGACACCAAAGATGGCAGTTAAAACTGACCCTCAGCTCGTGAAGCTGCTGAGGGATAGTGGTAAAAATGACGAAGCAAAGCTTGTTCTTGAATTCTTCCTTGCTCTTGCTGCCTGTAATACCATTGTGCCACTTGTCCTTGACAGTAGAGATTATAAACAGAAGTTGATTGACTATCAGGGTGAGTCCCCTGATGAGCAGGCACTAGCATATGCAGCAGCATCTTATGGCATTGTCCTTGTTGAGCGAACATCTGGTTACATAGTGATTGATGTCCTTGGTGACAGGCAAAG ATTTGATATATTAGGACTTCATGAGTTTGATAGTGATCGTAAGAGAATGTCTGTCATAGTTGGCTGCCCAGATAGGACTATTAAGCTTTATGTGAAAGGTGCGGACAGTTCAATATTTGGAATTACAAACAAATCATTAGAGTTGGACATTGTTCGTGCAACAGAGGCACATCTCCACAAGTATTCATCTCTTGGTCTAAGAACTCTTGTTGTTGGCATGCGTAAATTGAGTCAATCTGAGTTTGAGGAGTGGCAATTGGCTTATGAGAATGCCAGCACAGCAGTACTTGGAAGAGGAAACTTACTCCGATCTGTTGCCGCAAACATAGAGTGCAATATCCACATATTGGGGGCCACTGGGATTGAAGATAAGCTTCAAGATGGGGTTCCAGAAGCAATAGAGTCTCTTCGGCAAGCAGACATAAAGGTTTGGATCTTAACGGGAGATAAGCAGGAGACAGCAATTTCTATTGGCTACTCTTGTAAGCTGCTGACCAATGACATGACGCAAATTGTTATAAATAACAATTCAAAGGAATCATGTCAGAGAAGTCTAGTGGAAGCACTTGCCACAACTAAGAAGCTCAGATCTGCTTCATCAATTGCTACACTGGGTCCAGTGTTAGCATCAGAAGCTTCTAGCGTAACTATCGCTTTGATTGTAGATGGTAATAGCCTTGTTTACATTCTAGAGACGGAGTTGCAAGAAGAG CTTTTCAAACTAGCAACTGAATGTAGTGTTGTCTTGTGTTGTCGAGTGGCCCCATTACAAAAGGCAGGGATAGTCGCCCTTATCAAGAACAGGACAGATGATATGACCTTAGCAATTGGTGATG GCGCAAATGATGTTTCAATGATTCAAATGGCTGATGTTGGGGTTGGCATCAGTGGTCAAGAAGGACGACAAGCTGTTATGGCATCAGATTTTTCTATGGGGCAATTTAGATTCTTGGTTCCCCTTCTATTAGTTCACGGTCACTGGAATTATCAAAGGATGTCATATATGATCCTTTACAACTTTTACAAGAATGCTACATTTGTCTTGGTTCTTTTCTG GTATGTACTTTATACTGCATTCACTTTGACAACTGCAATCACTGAATGGAGTAGTCTTCTGTATACTGTGCTATATACATCCCTTCCAACAATTGTTGTCGGAATTCTTGACAAGGATCTTAGTAAGGCAACCTTGTTAGCTTATCCCAAGCTATATGGATCTGGCCAGAGGGATGAGAAGTATAATGTGAATTTGTTTGTGCTCAATATGCTTGAAGCGCTCTGGCAGAGTTTGGTTGTTTTCTACTTACCATATTTTGCATATAGACGAAGCACAATAGATATGTCTAGTCTTGGAGATCTGTGGGCACTTGCAGCTGTCATTGTTGTAAATATGCAATTGGGCATGGACATCATTAGGTGGAATTGGATAATACATGCATTTGTGTGGGGCACAATTGCAGCAACTACCATTTGCCTCTTTGTGATAGATTCCATATGGATTCTTCCAGGTTATGG TGCAATCTTTCATATAATGGGGACCGGTCTGTTTTGGCTACTGCTGCTTATCATTGTTGTCACAGCAATGGTCCCACATTTTGTAATCAAGGCTTTCACAGAACACTTTAGGCCCAGCGATATTCAAATCGCCGGAGAGATTGAAAAAATCACGAATGTAAATCAGGTGAACCGCGCAGAAGTTCCAATGAGAGGATTTTCATGA
- the LOC117854535 gene encoding cyclic dof factor 1, with protein MDASSGLDCDQYEDPEWHAAIQLVGLCVPVAGAPNSDAAAAAPEVSTKNDADGSGKEKEFKKPDTVLPCARCNSMRTKFCYFNNYNANQPRHYYCKDCKRYWTDGGTLRDVPVGSARRKNRSNANGDVAGTSRRRSRVFKPLAIPGPAAEESGAATTSGSEMVLGKPLCPAHNTEEQKNSTDLVGPGDNKEEKSCLSSAVAPSGSSDNSGSNSAAVTASTQSSTDGTQELVNSGVSRLLLMPTTMPGPGIRAPAVTFPQVPFYWSCIPGWPNGASSVPWPGSSGTTLPPVPACSGSLALGKHPREEEEAEKTFWVPKALRVTDPEEAAKSTIWASLGIKPDERILQSKDENGKTPESPAACSISCSLTFQNRT; from the exons ATGGACGCGAGCAGCGGCCTGGACTGCGACCAGTACGAGGACCCGGAATGGCACGCCGCCATTCAGCTCGTCGGCCTCTGCGTCCCGGTCGCCGGCGCCCCCaactccgacgccgccgcggccgcaccCGAG GTTAGCACCAAGAATGATGCTGATGGATCTGGCAAAGAGAAGGAATTTAAGAAGCCAGATACGGTTCTGCCCTGTGCTCGCTGCAACAGCATGAGGACAAAGTTTTGCTACTTCAATAATTACAACGCGAACCAGCCCAGGCACTACTACTGCAAGGACTGCAAGAGGTACTGGACTGACGGGGGAACTCTGAGGGATGTCCCTGTAGGCTCTGCCAGGCGcaagaacagatctaatgctAATGGAGATGTTGCTGGCACATCTCGCCGCCGATCTCGTGTGTTCAAGCCACTTGCCATTCCAGGTCCAGCAGCTGAAGAGAGTGGAGCAGCCACAACTTCTGGATCAGAAATGGTGCTTGGCAAGCCTTTGTGTCCAGCACATAACACTGAAGAGCAGAAGAACAGCACCGATCTTGTTGGCCCTGGCGACAATAAGGAAGAAAAATCTTGTCTATCATCTGCGGTGGCGCCATCTGGGTCCTCGGATAATTCTGGTTCGAACAGTGCTGCTGTTACGGCATCTACTCAGTCCTCAACAGATGGTACTCAGGAGTTGGTAAACAGTGGGGTCAGTCGTCTTCTACTGATGCCAACAACGATGCCAGGCCCAGGAATTCGAGCACCTGCTGTTACCTTCCCTCAAGTGCCATTTTATTGGAGCTGCATTCCTGGCTGGCCTAATGGAGCATCGAGTGTGCCATGGCCTGGAAGTAGTGGCACCACATTGCCCCCTGTTCCTGCCTGCTCAGGTTCTTTGGCTTTAGGGAAGCATccaagggaagaagaagaggcagAGAAGACATTCTGGGTCCCTAAAGCGCTCAGAGTCACTGACCCCGAGGAGGCTGCAAAGAGTACAATCTGGGCCTCTCTAGGTATCAAGCCTGATGAGAGGATCTTACAGTCAAAGGATGAAAATGGCAAGACACCCGAATCTCCGGCGGCGTGTTCCATCTCCTGCTCTCTGACATTTCAGAATAGGACCTGA